Proteins encoded by one window of Halosolutus amylolyticus:
- a CDS encoding cobalt-factor II C(20)-methyltransferase, whose product MTLYGVGLGPGEADLVTVRGKRILEGADVVYSPGRLSRTVALEHVDESAIGDLEFPMTKDEETLRSAWKEAAAEIAPNAREGDVAFVTLGDPNVYSTFGHLRRTIDAFHADVDLEIVPGVSAVTAFATALGVEIEAGAGLSLREAANGASPTGPDRLILFKVTDAPATHEGLVEAGYEVTYGRRLFMEQGETIVTDDPAAIDERDYYTLAYAEKADLDVERATAAFETDDESGSEEGSTGGEPVADGGREVSDGLAARERAEGCEGGDCGGHR is encoded by the coding sequence ATGACCCTCTACGGCGTCGGACTCGGACCGGGCGAGGCCGATCTCGTCACCGTTCGCGGGAAACGGATCCTCGAGGGCGCGGACGTGGTCTACTCGCCGGGCCGCCTCTCGCGGACCGTGGCGCTCGAACACGTCGACGAGTCGGCGATCGGCGACCTGGAGTTCCCGATGACGAAAGACGAGGAGACGCTTCGGTCAGCGTGGAAGGAGGCCGCCGCCGAGATCGCCCCGAACGCGCGCGAGGGCGACGTCGCGTTCGTCACGCTCGGCGATCCGAACGTCTACTCGACGTTCGGCCACCTGCGCCGGACGATCGACGCCTTCCACGCCGACGTCGACTTGGAGATCGTCCCCGGAGTCAGCGCCGTCACCGCCTTCGCGACCGCGCTCGGCGTCGAGATCGAGGCCGGCGCGGGACTCTCCCTGCGCGAGGCCGCGAACGGTGCGAGTCCCACGGGCCCCGATCGGCTGATCCTGTTCAAAGTCACCGACGCGCCGGCGACCCACGAGGGACTCGTCGAGGCCGGCTACGAGGTGACCTACGGCCGCCGACTGTTCATGGAACAGGGCGAGACGATCGTCACGGACGACCCGGCGGCGATCGACGAGCGGGATTACTACACGCTCGCCTACGCCGAGAAGGCGGATCTCGACGTGGAGCGGGCGACGGCCGCGTTCGAGACCGACGACGAATCGGGTTCGGAGGAGGGATCGACGGGCGGTGAGCCCGTTGCTGATGGCGGTCGCGAAGTGAGCGACGGACTCGCCGCGCGCGAGCGCGCAGAGGGCTGTGAAGGCGGCGACTGTGGGGGGCACCGATGA
- the cbiT gene encoding precorrin-6Y C5,15-methyltransferase (decarboxylating) subunit CbiT, which translates to MPPIALPHDAKAGPTKPEVRAVVQSKLALAADDHVAEVGSCTGAITIESARRAGRVTALERKPERLETTERNLAANAETVRADVELRNAEAPAGLPDDADALFLGGSRNFEAVLDHAVETNVDRIVMNVSRLEVAGKATEAFRERGLLEEVVQFQVSHGYELAGATSFDADNPVYMLVGSATADEGDETAEDGEPIAADGGRVTASGTAIDTGGADR; encoded by the coding sequence ATGCCACCCATCGCGCTTCCACACGACGCGAAGGCCGGGCCGACCAAGCCTGAGGTCCGCGCCGTCGTGCAGTCGAAACTCGCACTCGCGGCCGACGATCACGTCGCGGAGGTCGGCTCCTGTACGGGAGCCATCACGATCGAATCCGCACGGCGAGCGGGGCGGGTAACCGCGCTCGAACGAAAGCCAGAGCGCCTCGAGACGACCGAGCGAAACCTCGCGGCGAACGCCGAGACGGTGCGGGCCGACGTCGAGTTACGGAACGCGGAAGCGCCCGCGGGCCTCCCCGACGACGCCGACGCGCTCTTTCTCGGCGGAAGCCGCAACTTCGAGGCCGTGCTCGACCACGCGGTCGAGACGAACGTCGATCGGATCGTGATGAACGTCTCGCGGCTCGAGGTCGCGGGGAAGGCGACCGAGGCGTTCCGCGAGCGCGGCCTGCTCGAGGAGGTCGTCCAGTTCCAGGTGAGCCACGGCTACGAACTCGCCGGCGCGACGAGTTTCGACGCGGACAACCCGGTGTACATGCTGGTCGGGAGCGCGACGGCCGACGAAGGAGACGAGACCGCCGAGGACGGGGAACCGATCGCCGCCGACGGCGGTCGGGTCACGGCGTCCGGAACCGCGATCGATACCGGAGGGGCGGATCGATGA